A stretch of Deinococcus gobiensis I-0 DNA encodes these proteins:
- a CDS encoding phage portal protein family protein — MVGKAKLEKVEHLAPSERVFTAWTPDRVRATFLRAEGGGLRLAADLCDALLADDRIMGALGTRVKGLLGLPFRFDPAEGAARRTPLIKASEADWWTANPESELDQVLRWGIFFGLGPGELVWTENRISGRMVPVLKFWHPRYLRWDGQKREWWLTTADGEVPFTPGDGKWVLYAPYGLNRPWAQGAWRSCAMWWLLKTYATQDWASYSEQHGKPIKVGSAPKEATKEARKALAADLSDLGTDTAIALPPGYDMKLVEATANTWTNFRAQIDLADSGMAIAVAGQNLTSKVQGASLAAADVHNTVRLDLIRSDGESLSTTMRAQQWAWWTEFNFGDRRISPWPKWDTTPPTDLKELAGTMNTAGDALRKLQDLGLDIDPLIERFGLQRAPEPPPAPKAPAPAPATKTSVRLAARPSKVPAGVIACLVPSPEVAQALTLEGGESPDQLHLTLAFFGKTDELSPVQLQGLLDGVAAFAEHWPVDSLPASINGLGRFSLPEKDALLATVDSPQLLGLRERLLETVDHFSDLQASELHGFTPHITLAYLAANAPTPLHRLTPVETTFGEVQVWIGPEHYAFSLGSDQHRGRLPPQEEP; from the coding sequence ATGGTCGGGAAAGCGAAGTTGGAGAAGGTCGAGCACCTCGCGCCCAGCGAGCGTGTATTCACGGCCTGGACGCCTGACCGGGTACGCGCCACGTTCCTGCGGGCCGAGGGCGGGGGCCTGCGCCTCGCGGCGGACCTGTGCGACGCCCTGCTCGCCGACGACCGCATCATGGGCGCCCTGGGCACCCGCGTGAAGGGGCTGCTCGGCCTGCCCTTCCGCTTCGATCCCGCCGAGGGGGCGGCCCGCCGCACCCCCCTGATCAAGGCCAGCGAAGCCGACTGGTGGACGGCCAACCCCGAAAGCGAACTCGACCAGGTGCTGCGTTGGGGGATCTTCTTCGGCCTTGGCCCTGGCGAACTCGTCTGGACCGAGAACCGGATCAGCGGCCGCATGGTGCCGGTCCTGAAGTTCTGGCACCCCAGATACTTGCGCTGGGACGGGCAGAAGCGCGAGTGGTGGTTGACCACCGCCGACGGCGAGGTGCCCTTCACGCCCGGTGACGGGAAATGGGTGCTGTACGCGCCCTACGGCCTGAACCGGCCCTGGGCACAGGGCGCGTGGCGCTCGTGCGCCATGTGGTGGCTGCTGAAGACCTACGCCACCCAGGACTGGGCGAGCTACAGCGAGCAGCACGGCAAGCCGATCAAGGTCGGCAGCGCCCCGAAGGAAGCGACGAAGGAAGCGCGCAAGGCCCTGGCCGCCGACCTCTCCGACCTGGGCACCGACACGGCCATCGCCCTGCCGCCCGGCTACGACATGAAGCTCGTCGAGGCGACGGCGAACACCTGGACGAACTTCAGGGCGCAGATCGACCTCGCGGACAGCGGCATGGCCATCGCGGTCGCCGGGCAGAACCTCACGAGCAAGGTGCAGGGGGCCTCCCTCGCGGCGGCCGACGTGCACAACACGGTGCGCCTGGACCTGATCCGGAGCGACGGCGAGAGCCTGAGCACCACCATGCGCGCGCAGCAGTGGGCCTGGTGGACCGAATTCAACTTCGGCGACCGCCGCATCAGCCCCTGGCCCAAGTGGGACACCACGCCCCCCACTGACCTGAAGGAACTGGCCGGCACCATGAACACGGCGGGCGACGCGCTGCGCAAGCTCCAGGACCTGGGCCTGGACATCGACCCGCTCATCGAGCGCTTCGGGTTGCAGCGTGCCCCCGAGCCACCACCGGCACCAAAAGCCCCGGCACCAGCACCGGCCACCAAGACCAGCGTGCGCCTGGCCGCGCGGCCCAGCAAGGTCCCGGCCGGCGTGATCGCCTGCCTCGTGCCCAGCCCGGAGGTCGCCCAGGCCCTCACGCTCGAAGGCGGGGAGTCGCCCGACCAGCTGCACCTCACCCTGGCCTTCTTTGGGAAGACCGACGAGCTGAGCCCCGTGCAGCTCCAGGGCCTGCTCGACGGGGTGGCTGCCTTCGCCGAGCACTGGCCGGTGGACAGCCTGCCGGCCAGCATCAATGGTCTCGGCCGGTTCAGCCTGCCGGAGAAGGATGCCCTGCTGGCCACGGTGGACAGCCCGCAGCTGCTGGGCCTGCGCGAGCGGCTGCTGGAGACGGTGGACCACTTCAGCGACCTCCAGGCGAGCGAGCTGCACGGCTTCACGCCGCACATCACGCTGGCCTACCTCGCGGCCAACGCCCCGACGCCCCTGCACCGGCTCACGCCCGTTGAGACGACGTTCGGCGAGGTGCAGGTGTGGATCGGGCCGGAGCACTACGCCTTCTCGCTCGGCAGTGACCAGCACCGGGGCCGACTGCCGCCCCAGGAGGAACCATGA
- the terL gene encoding phage terminase large subunit, with the protein MLKRTQRLAQEVRTWKTARRSSTKPGRVPTLTEYWKARYPRYHLAPHIVLMIEALENLGPNEGLIITMPPRHSKTETVKAWMEWQLGQHPSIEAIYASYSVRLARTSSRSIRNEIHTGLAFPKYFGHVQLAADAQGATDWGTSEKGFFRAAGVGGSITGMGAGRAVIDDPLKDRKSAESELVREGVWEWFTSALLTRLSPNAQVVLTHTRWHPDDLAGRVLKRIEEGEDAELGGLTWTHLNLMAIYDDPLVEDPVGRSLGQPLWPERFGLKKLLGMKAANEYDFEALYQQRPRKRGGQVFSDTPLRYTQARRDDAYVVIAADTASSKRKTADYTAFAVISGWGEPDDLRGDLLEMRRGRFDLAELCAVAKDLQETYSVPIIMERTGQSQPVIEYLEMQGVLVNPVPPKGDKFTRAQPAAAAWNAGRVRLPQTAPWVTPLLSEMGAFTGTDADEHDDQVDALAYAWSELASVIQSSDYESSRVPGTRGR; encoded by the coding sequence ATGCTCAAGAGAACCCAACGGCTCGCCCAGGAAGTGCGGACCTGGAAGACGGCGCGCCGCTCATCAACTAAGCCCGGGCGGGTGCCCACGCTGACCGAGTACTGGAAGGCCCGCTACCCCCGCTACCACCTCGCGCCCCACATCGTCCTGATGATCGAAGCCCTGGAGAACCTGGGACCGAACGAAGGCCTGATCATCACGATGCCGCCCCGTCACAGCAAGACCGAGACGGTCAAGGCCTGGATGGAGTGGCAACTCGGGCAGCACCCCAGCATCGAAGCGATCTATGCGAGCTACTCGGTGCGCCTAGCCCGCACCAGCTCGCGCAGCATCCGCAACGAGATCCACACCGGGCTGGCCTTCCCCAAGTATTTCGGGCATGTGCAGCTGGCGGCCGACGCGCAGGGGGCTACCGACTGGGGCACCAGTGAGAAGGGCTTCTTCCGCGCCGCCGGCGTGGGTGGGTCCATCACCGGCATGGGTGCGGGCCGGGCCGTGATCGACGACCCGCTCAAGGACCGCAAGTCGGCCGAGTCGGAACTCGTGCGCGAGGGCGTGTGGGAGTGGTTCACCTCGGCACTGCTCACCCGGTTGTCGCCGAATGCCCAGGTGGTGCTCACGCACACGCGCTGGCACCCCGACGACCTTGCGGGCCGGGTCCTGAAGCGGATCGAGGAGGGTGAAGACGCGGAGCTGGGTGGCCTGACCTGGACGCACCTGAACCTCATGGCGATCTACGACGATCCACTCGTCGAGGACCCGGTAGGTCGCTCGCTGGGCCAGCCGCTCTGGCCTGAGCGCTTCGGGCTGAAGAAGCTGCTCGGCATGAAGGCGGCCAACGAATACGACTTCGAGGCCCTGTACCAGCAGCGGCCCCGTAAAAGGGGCGGCCAAGTGTTCAGCGATACCCCCCTGCGCTACACCCAGGCCCGGCGTGACGACGCCTACGTGGTCATCGCCGCCGACACGGCGAGCAGCAAGCGGAAGACGGCCGATTACACCGCCTTCGCGGTGATCTCCGGCTGGGGTGAGCCTGACGACCTGCGCGGCGACCTGCTGGAGATGCGCCGGGGCCGGTTTGATCTCGCGGAGCTGTGCGCCGTGGCGAAAGATCTTCAGGAGACCTACAGCGTCCCCATCATCATGGAGCGCACCGGGCAGTCGCAGCCGGTGATCGAGTACCTCGAAATGCAGGGCGTGCTCGTGAACCCCGTGCCGCCCAAGGGCGACAAGTTCACCCGCGCACAACCGGCCGCCGCCGCATGGAACGCCGGTCGCGTGCGCCTGCCGCAGACCGCCCCCTGGGTGACGCCACTGCTGAGCGAGATGGGTGCCTTTACCGGCACGGACGCGGATGAGCATGACGACCAAGTGGATGCCCTGGCCTATGCCTGGTCGGAGCTGGCCAGCGTCATTCAGTCGAGTGACTACGAGAGTTCACGGGTGCCCGGCACCCGGGGGAGGTGA
- a CDS encoding VRR-NUC domain-containing protein: protein MTPELAPHLRPATEREIEDSIRALFLQAGWYPVKTEAGMVKRGHGLKRGHLPPGFPDLTVLRRLPGTPLCLAALIEVKTATGTLEPSQVERHAELRTLGLSPQIIRDTEAATALIAEGHRLAALLGSAQ, encoded by the coding sequence ATGACGCCTGAACTTGCCCCACACCTGCGCCCGGCGACGGAGCGTGAGATCGAGGACAGCATCCGCGCCTTGTTCCTGCAGGCGGGCTGGTACCCAGTGAAGACGGAGGCGGGCATGGTGAAGCGTGGGCACGGGCTCAAGCGCGGCCACCTTCCACCGGGCTTTCCCGACCTGACCGTGCTGCGCCGCCTGCCCGGCACGCCGCTCTGTCTCGCCGCCCTGATCGAGGTCAAGACGGCCACTGGCACGCTCGAGCCCTCTCAAGTGGAGCGGCACGCCGAGTTGCGTACCCTCGGACTTTCCCCTCAGATCATTCGGGATACGGAGGCGGCCACCGCCTTGATCGCTGAAGGTCACCGCCTCGCTGCGCTCCTCGGAAGCGCCCAATAA